One part of the Paenibacillus silvisoli genome encodes these proteins:
- a CDS encoding PDZ domain-containing protein, translated as MEAVLDVLRQAGAALLGLLQSPFYYLAVLLIMLQYMRQTRLERKLFAVRLHAWPTQLGRTIVAGLAVGFIISCVGLFLGVTVTGEAVLWMWGTAAVLVFVRLRYLCFAYSVGLLGILQWAFGWTSLGERSDWIGSAAVSLAGLDIPGLLVLVALMHLGEALLVRWQGARFTSPLFLEGKRGKLVGGYSLHGYWPVPMLLLVPAVSGGSGDALPWTVLLGDGSLWSNGFTMIGFPMMIGFSELTRSLLPEAKARSASKGLLYYGLGVGAVAVAASFWSPLTLAAALCALLLHEALVAISYFKEEASSPFYVHDERGLRVLAVIPGTPAEAMGIVAGEVIHKVNGVQVRTKEELYAALHVHSAFAKLEVLNHEGQVKFLQRARYAGEHHQLGVVLAPDDRAGYYAAATPASLLDLLMRKRTAKSRQQHAAVSASSSQPASTQASL; from the coding sequence TTGGAAGCGGTTTTGGATGTGCTTCGGCAGGCGGGAGCGGCGTTGCTCGGTCTGCTGCAGTCGCCTTTTTACTACTTGGCGGTGCTCTTGATTATGCTTCAATATATGAGGCAGACGAGACTGGAACGGAAGCTGTTCGCGGTTCGGCTGCATGCTTGGCCGACTCAGCTCGGCCGGACGATCGTGGCGGGCTTAGCGGTCGGTTTTATTATTTCATGCGTGGGCTTGTTTCTCGGCGTTACCGTAACGGGCGAAGCGGTGCTTTGGATGTGGGGGACGGCGGCGGTGCTCGTGTTTGTCCGCCTCCGGTATTTATGCTTTGCTTACAGCGTAGGCTTACTCGGCATCCTGCAGTGGGCATTCGGCTGGACCTCGCTTGGCGAGCGGAGCGACTGGATCGGCTCAGCGGCCGTATCGCTTGCGGGGCTTGATATTCCCGGCCTGCTCGTGCTTGTTGCCCTGATGCATCTGGGAGAAGCGCTGCTGGTCCGCTGGCAGGGGGCCCGCTTTACAAGTCCTCTCTTCCTGGAAGGAAAGAGAGGCAAGCTGGTCGGCGGCTACTCGCTGCACGGCTATTGGCCGGTGCCGATGCTGCTGCTCGTGCCCGCCGTATCCGGCGGAAGCGGGGATGCGCTGCCGTGGACGGTGCTGCTCGGCGACGGCAGTCTATGGAGCAACGGCTTTACGATGATCGGTTTTCCGATGATGATCGGCTTTTCCGAATTGACCCGCTCGCTGCTGCCGGAGGCGAAGGCGCGCAGTGCCTCGAAGGGACTCCTGTATTACGGGCTCGGCGTAGGCGCGGTTGCCGTAGCGGCTTCCTTCTGGAGCCCGCTGACGCTGGCTGCGGCGCTGTGCGCGCTGCTGCTCCATGAGGCGCTTGTCGCGATCAGTTATTTCAAGGAAGAAGCGAGCTCGCCGTTCTACGTCCATGACGAACGCGGTTTGCGCGTGCTGGCCGTCATACCGGGTACCCCTGCCGAAGCGATGGGGATTGTGGCCGGCGAAGTCATTCATAAGGTGAACGGCGTTCAGGTTCGGACGAAGGAAGAGCTGTATGCCGCGCTTCATGTCCACTCGGCTTTCGCCAAGCTTGAGGTGCTCAACCATGAAGGGCAGGTCAAGTTCCTGCAGCGCGCGCGCTACGCCGGAGAGCATCACCAGCTTGGCGTCGTGCTGGCGCCGGACGACAGGGCCGGCTATTACGCGGCCGCAACGCCGGCTTCGCTGCTCGATTTGCTGATGCGGAAGAGGACGGCAAAGTCCAGGCAGCAGCATGCGGCGGTTTCGGCCTCTTCGTCGCAGCCGGCTTCGACGCAGGCATCATTATAA
- a CDS encoding S41 family peptidase gives MQFKGRTVAAFILLTMAASTLVTLTIADRLIAIESNGTTARAASSDSSGQSELSEKELQKINTVLGLIETKYFRDVDRTKVLDGAINGMMEALGDPYSVYMKKEVAKHFSESIEGSFTGIGAGVQMKDGKITVESAIKGSPAERAGVLPNDVLISVNGEKLDGLSLNDAVAKIRGPKGSKVKLVIERAGLSQPIQLTIVRDDIDYETVFARMQGGGIGVIEIRQFSLNTGERFEEELAKLEKQGMKALIIDVRGNPGGVLPVVVSVAQPFVPKGEPIVQVEDKEGHREKTVSKGGGKSYPIAVLMNKGSASASEVLAGALKEEAHAVLVGETSFGKGTVQVSYDKVMADGSLVKMTIAKWLTPLGNWVHEKGLKPDVEVLPPDYYTVARMSKTATLKPDTIDENTRSLQIMLAGLGYSVDRKDGYYSSATAQSVKAFQQKAGLPVTGSTDKATADKVEEALIAKIRDEKNDTQLLKAVSVLQQQMKLKAAQ, from the coding sequence GTGCAGTTCAAAGGACGGACAGTGGCGGCATTCATCTTGCTCACGATGGCGGCTTCTACGCTGGTAACATTAACGATAGCGGACCGCTTGATTGCGATCGAGAGCAATGGAACGACAGCTAGAGCGGCGTCGTCGGACTCGTCCGGACAAAGCGAGTTAAGCGAGAAGGAGCTTCAGAAAATAAACACGGTGCTCGGGCTGATCGAGACCAAATATTTTCGCGACGTGGATCGGACGAAGGTGCTGGACGGTGCGATTAACGGCATGATGGAGGCGCTCGGCGATCCTTATTCGGTCTATATGAAGAAGGAAGTGGCGAAGCATTTCTCCGAATCGATCGAAGGCTCGTTTACGGGCATCGGTGCCGGCGTGCAAATGAAGGACGGCAAAATCACGGTCGAATCCGCCATCAAGGGCTCTCCCGCGGAACGCGCGGGCGTGCTGCCGAACGATGTGCTGATTTCCGTGAACGGCGAGAAATTGGACGGCCTGTCGCTGAACGACGCCGTTGCCAAGATTCGCGGACCGAAAGGGTCGAAGGTGAAGCTGGTCATTGAGCGGGCCGGCTTGAGCCAGCCGATTCAGCTGACGATCGTCCGCGACGACATCGACTATGAGACGGTTTTCGCCCGCATGCAGGGCGGCGGAATCGGCGTGATCGAGATTCGGCAGTTCTCCCTGAACACGGGCGAGCGGTTCGAAGAAGAATTGGCCAAGCTGGAGAAGCAGGGCATGAAGGCGCTGATCATCGACGTGCGGGGCAATCCCGGCGGCGTGCTCCCGGTTGTCGTCTCGGTGGCCCAGCCGTTCGTGCCGAAGGGCGAACCGATCGTGCAGGTCGAGGATAAGGAAGGCCATCGGGAGAAAACGGTGTCCAAGGGCGGCGGCAAGTCGTACCCGATCGCGGTGCTGATGAACAAAGGAAGCGCGAGCGCGTCCGAAGTGCTGGCAGGCGCGTTGAAGGAAGAGGCGCACGCGGTATTGGTAGGCGAGACCTCCTTCGGTAAAGGCACCGTACAGGTGAGCTACGACAAAGTAATGGCGGACGGCAGCCTGGTCAAAATGACGATCGCGAAGTGGCTGACTCCGCTCGGCAATTGGGTGCACGAGAAAGGGCTGAAGCCGGACGTCGAGGTGCTGCCGCCGGATTATTACACGGTCGCGCGCATGTCCAAGACGGCGACGCTGAAGCCGGACACGATCGACGAGAATACGCGCAGCCTGCAAATTATGCTTGCGGGATTGGGCTACTCCGTGGACCGGAAGGACGGCTATTACAGCAGCGCTACCGCGCAGAGCGTCAAAGCGTTTCAGCAGAAAGCGGGCTTGCCGGTTACCGGAAGCACGGATAAAGCGACGGCCGACAAGGTGGAGGAAGCGCTCATCGCGAAGATTCGCGACGAGAAGAACGACACCCAGCTCTTGAAGGCGGTCAGCGTGCTGCAGCAGCAGATGAAGCTGAAGGCGGCTCAGTAA
- a CDS encoding murein hydrolase activator EnvC family protein — protein MNGNVKKGIALLAMIVFAGSVFQPYQGQAASQLDKINSELAQVRKEMSAATHNRNQAAKDKEYVLAMKDKTAKSVTEILQQISEVGTQLNGVQTQVETTEAKLQQAGEDLDAAEKRLKTRDKLLQSRIRLMYTNGVVSYLDVLLSSTSFADFIDRMDSLKSILSQDRDILADHKKDKALIIQKKKEIEKSLGDVKQMYAKLADYQDLLKDKEKEKEVMVLKYKDQAEELEEISEEQEDLMIKLAKKVSELESKKKKIKVYYTGGKLGMPLHDSWRLSSPFGYRTHPVTGRKKLHAGMDMAAPKGTSIYAAESGLVLVAQWMGEYGNCVIIDHGGGLWTIYGHIRNGGIKVQKGQTVKRGQKIAEVGSTGMSTGNHLHFEVRKNEEAVNPSSYLK, from the coding sequence GTGAACGGGAACGTGAAGAAAGGGATCGCCCTTCTGGCCATGATCGTATTTGCCGGATCGGTCTTTCAACCTTACCAAGGCCAAGCCGCATCGCAGCTGGATAAGATCAACAGCGAGCTCGCGCAGGTGCGCAAGGAAATGAGCGCCGCCACCCATAACCGCAATCAGGCAGCGAAGGATAAGGAATACGTGCTGGCGATGAAGGATAAGACGGCGAAGTCCGTCACCGAAATTTTGCAGCAAATCAGCGAGGTCGGCACGCAGCTGAACGGCGTGCAGACGCAAGTCGAAACGACCGAGGCGAAGCTGCAGCAGGCGGGCGAAGATCTCGATGCGGCGGAGAAACGGCTGAAGACGCGGGACAAGCTGCTCCAATCGCGCATTCGGTTGATGTACACGAACGGCGTCGTTTCCTACCTGGACGTGCTGCTGAGCTCGACGAGCTTTGCCGATTTTATCGACCGGATGGATTCCTTGAAGTCCATTCTGAGCCAGGACCGCGACATCCTCGCCGACCATAAGAAAGATAAGGCGCTGATTATCCAGAAGAAGAAGGAAATCGAGAAATCGCTCGGCGACGTGAAGCAGATGTACGCGAAGCTTGCCGATTATCAGGATCTTCTGAAGGACAAAGAGAAGGAAAAAGAGGTCATGGTGCTCAAGTACAAGGACCAGGCCGAGGAGCTTGAAGAAATCAGCGAAGAGCAAGAGGACCTGATGATCAAGCTCGCGAAGAAAGTGTCCGAACTGGAATCGAAGAAGAAGAAGATCAAGGTGTACTACACCGGCGGCAAGCTGGGCATGCCGCTCCATGACAGCTGGCGCTTGTCCTCGCCGTTCGGCTATCGGACTCATCCGGTAACGGGCCGGAAGAAGCTGCATGCCGGCATGGACATGGCGGCGCCAAAGGGAACGTCGATCTATGCGGCCGAATCGGGTCTGGTGCTCGTCGCGCAGTGGATGGGCGAGTACGGAAACTGCGTCATTATCGATCACGGCGGCGGTCTGTGGACGATCTACGGCCATATCCGCAACGGCGGCATTAAAGTTCAGAAGGGCCAAACCGTGAAGCGGGGCCAGAAGATCGCCGAGGTCGGCAGCACGGGCATGTCGACGGGCAATCACTTGCACTTCGAGGTGCGCAAGAACGAAGAAGCGGTCAACCCATCTTCCTATCTCAAGTAA
- the ftsX gene encoding permease-like cell division protein FtsX, which yields MKFSTLVRHMREGVKNVLRNGWMTFASVSSIVISLFILGAFLLLAMNVNNLADQIESQVQIRVYLQLNTDDAKINELKTAIGNIPEVSKIEFVSKEKGLEILRQSMGADGAELLEGYDDTNNPLPDSFTVEVFEPQKIAFAAKQIEAIGKGAETSPITSVKYGKGTVETLFKIMNAVRNIGLVIVAGLGITAMFLISNTIKTTIVARRREIGIMKLVGATNNFIRWPFFIEGALIGVFGSVVTVALLLAGYSRLVEVSQVEFGLMMIKLVTLQDAGYTVSVLIMGLGTLIGIWGSTLSVRKYLKV from the coding sequence ATGAAATTTAGTACCCTCGTTCGGCACATGCGAGAAGGCGTCAAGAACGTGCTGCGCAACGGGTGGATGACCTTCGCCTCCGTCAGCTCCATCGTCATTTCGCTCTTTATTCTAGGCGCGTTTCTGCTGCTTGCGATGAACGTCAACAATTTAGCCGACCAAATCGAAAGCCAGGTGCAAATCCGGGTCTACCTGCAGCTGAATACCGACGATGCGAAAATAAACGAGCTGAAGACCGCCATCGGCAACATTCCGGAGGTCAGCAAGATCGAGTTTGTCTCGAAGGAGAAGGGGCTTGAAATCCTTCGCCAGAGCATGGGCGCAGACGGGGCCGAGCTCTTGGAGGGCTACGACGATACGAACAATCCGCTGCCGGATTCGTTCACGGTCGAGGTGTTCGAGCCGCAGAAAATCGCGTTTGCCGCTAAACAGATCGAAGCGATCGGCAAAGGGGCCGAAACGTCGCCCATTACAAGCGTGAAGTACGGCAAAGGGACCGTCGAGACGCTCTTCAAAATTATGAACGCCGTCCGCAATATCGGGCTCGTCATCGTTGCGGGTCTTGGCATTACCGCGATGTTCCTCATCTCCAACACGATCAAAACGACGATCGTCGCGCGCCGCCGCGAGATCGGCATCATGAAGCTGGTCGGGGCGACGAACAATTTTATCCGCTGGCCGTTCTTCATCGAAGGGGCGCTCATCGGGGTTTTCGGCTCGGTCGTCACGGTCGCGCTGCTGCTTGCCGGCTACTCCCGCCTGGTTGAAGTCTCGCAGGTGGAGTTCGGCCTAATGATGATTAAGCTGGTTACGCTGCAGGATGCGGGCTATACCGTGTCCGTCCTGATCATGGGCCTTGGCACCTTGATCGGCATTTGGGGAAGCACCTTGTCGGTGCGCAAGTACTTGAAAGTGTAG
- the ftsE gene encoding cell division ATP-binding protein FtsE: MIELQDIWKTYADGTHALRGVSVRIDRNEFVYLVGPSGAGKSTFMKLIYREEIPTKGQISVNGFNIGKLKPRKIPYVRRNIGVIFQDYRLLPKLTVYENIAFAMEVIEAPRKVIKKRTLEVLELVGLKGRHNSLPQQLSGGEQQRVAIARAIVNNPAVIVADEPTGNLDPETSWGIMNLLEEINFRGTTIIMATHNKEIVNTLRKRVIAIENGTIVRDEVRGEYGYEI; this comes from the coding sequence GTGATCGAATTGCAAGATATCTGGAAGACGTACGCGGACGGCACCCATGCGCTTCGCGGCGTTTCCGTTCGTATAGACCGCAATGAATTCGTTTACTTAGTCGGCCCGTCCGGCGCCGGAAAATCGACCTTTATGAAGCTTATCTACCGCGAGGAAATTCCGACAAAAGGGCAAATTTCCGTCAACGGTTTCAATATCGGGAAGCTGAAGCCCCGCAAAATTCCGTATGTCCGCCGCAACATCGGCGTTATTTTCCAAGATTACCGGCTGCTGCCGAAGCTGACCGTCTACGAAAACATCGCGTTCGCGATGGAGGTCATCGAGGCGCCGCGCAAGGTCATCAAGAAACGGACGCTGGAAGTGCTGGAGCTGGTCGGCTTGAAGGGCAGACATAACAGCCTCCCGCAGCAATTGTCCGGCGGCGAACAGCAGCGCGTCGCCATTGCGCGCGCCATCGTCAACAATCCGGCCGTCATCGTGGCGGATGAGCCTACGGGCAACCTGGACCCCGAGACGTCGTGGGGCATCATGAACCTGCTTGAAGAAATCAATTTCCGAGGTACAACGATCATCATGGCCACGCACAACAAAGAGATCGTCAATACGCTCCGCAAACGCGTCATCGCCATCGAGAACGGCACGATCGTGCGCGATGAAGTGAGAGGAGAGTACGGCTATGAAATTTAG
- a CDS encoding VanW family protein — MKTKQLHLIWTAVIACALLASAGWGGIWLYASQHTVPKQVSVVVAGSKTLAGGAVLPIGTMSAEEAKQVLTSREQALERLSITIKGGPAGKGQVKTWTLAELGLSVDTKAAIAAIDRLGSGDLWAKAKYRWGFPRQLTIGVSFDKAVFAGKVRSQWGWMDAGEPVNAKRKITAQDKVVYTPHKDAYRLDTEGMYASAVEAIGRVVGGDWGTAPAGMTWPVKLRVVHPAVTLQRLKDEGVDRLITSFTTEFKTSGEGRAYNVTVTAKTLNDWDLAPGEVFDYSKIISLTNEKYGFREAPVILNGEFVPGIGGGICQVSSTLYNAALLAGLDMVERRNHSLPVAYLPLGRDATFADDAINFRFKNTTGKHIIIRTAVKDRELTVKLFGTLPKNVKYSLESKIVATVVPPLKEVAKENVSQGSRRLIAEGKPGYIVETFRIKLEDGKQVSRSRISRDSYKAQPVIYAVSKEDLAGGHGSGSGDEQQEQLLEDGVVH; from the coding sequence ATGAAAACCAAACAGCTGCATCTCATATGGACCGCCGTTATTGCCTGCGCGCTGCTGGCCTCCGCCGGCTGGGGCGGCATCTGGCTGTATGCCTCCCAGCACACGGTGCCGAAGCAGGTGTCGGTTGTCGTGGCAGGCAGCAAAACGCTCGCTGGCGGCGCCGTCCTCCCGATCGGCACCATGAGCGCTGAGGAAGCGAAGCAGGTGCTGACGAGCCGGGAGCAGGCGCTGGAGCGGCTGTCCATTACGATTAAGGGCGGTCCCGCGGGAAAAGGGCAAGTGAAAACGTGGACGTTGGCCGAGCTCGGCCTGTCCGTCGATACGAAGGCGGCCATCGCGGCGATCGACCGGCTGGGCAGCGGCGATTTGTGGGCGAAGGCGAAATACCGCTGGGGGTTTCCGCGGCAGCTTACGATCGGCGTGAGCTTCGACAAAGCGGTATTTGCGGGGAAAGTGCGGAGCCAATGGGGCTGGATGGATGCCGGCGAGCCGGTGAACGCGAAGCGCAAAATTACCGCTCAGGATAAAGTCGTCTATACACCGCATAAGGATGCCTATCGACTGGATACAGAAGGCATGTATGCCTCCGCGGTTGAAGCGATCGGGCGCGTAGTCGGCGGCGATTGGGGCACTGCGCCTGCTGGGATGACATGGCCGGTGAAGCTCCGCGTCGTGCATCCGGCCGTCACGCTGCAGCGGTTGAAAGACGAAGGCGTTGACCGGCTTATCACGTCGTTTACGACGGAGTTCAAGACGAGCGGCGAGGGCCGCGCCTATAACGTAACCGTGACGGCGAAGACGCTGAACGACTGGGACCTCGCTCCCGGCGAAGTGTTCGATTACAGCAAAATCATTTCGTTGACCAATGAGAAGTACGGCTTCCGCGAGGCGCCGGTCATTCTGAACGGCGAGTTCGTGCCGGGCATCGGCGGCGGCATCTGCCAGGTGTCCAGCACGCTGTACAATGCCGCGCTGCTCGCCGGCCTTGACATGGTGGAGCGCAGGAACCATTCGCTGCCCGTCGCCTACTTGCCGCTTGGACGGGACGCGACTTTTGCGGACGATGCCATCAACTTCCGCTTCAAAAACACGACCGGGAAGCATATCATCATCCGCACGGCCGTGAAGGACCGGGAGCTGACCGTCAAGCTGTTCGGCACGCTGCCGAAGAACGTCAAATACAGCCTCGAGTCCAAAATCGTCGCCACCGTCGTCCCGCCGTTGAAGGAAGTGGCGAAGGAAAATGTATCGCAGGGCAGCCGCCGACTGATTGCGGAAGGCAAGCCCGGCTATATCGTCGAAACGTTCCGCATCAAGCTTGAAGACGGGAAGCAGGTGTCCCGCAGCCGGATTTCGCGGGATTCGTATAAGGCGCAGCCCGTCATTTATGCCGTGTCCAAGGAGGACTTGGCCGGCGGGCATGGCAGCGGCTCCGGGGACGAACAGCAGGAGCAGCTGCTGGAGGATGGCGTGGTGCATTAA